In a genomic window of Asticcacaulis sp.:
- the map gene encoding type I methionyl aminopeptidase, translating into MTTDSDYMLRSETIRIHTDEDFEGMRKAGRVAAECLDMLIPYVVPGVKTSYLDDLAREFIADHGGLSACLFYRGYQHTVCISPNHVVCHGIPSEKTLREGDIANIDVTCIVDGWHGDTSRMYEVGVVAPKAKRLIDVTYEAMTLGLAQIKPGNTFGDIAAAIQKYAESHRMSVVRDFCGHGVGRVFHDNPNVLHFGKAGTGPRLEKGMFFTVEPMINLGRPDVKVLNDGWTAVTRDKMLTAQCEHSCGVTENGVELFTASPTGQFKPAPVLG; encoded by the coding sequence ATGACCACAGATTCCGACTATATGCTCCGTTCCGAAACCATCCGCATCCACACGGATGAAGACTTTGAAGGCATGAGAAAGGCCGGGCGCGTCGCCGCCGAGTGCCTCGACATGCTGATCCCTTATGTGGTGCCGGGCGTGAAGACCTCGTATCTCGACGATCTGGCGCGCGAGTTCATCGCCGATCATGGCGGCCTGTCGGCCTGCCTCTTCTATCGCGGTTACCAGCATACGGTCTGCATCTCGCCCAACCATGTGGTCTGCCACGGTATCCCGTCGGAAAAGACCCTGCGCGAAGGCGATATCGCCAATATCGACGTCACCTGCATTGTCGATGGCTGGCATGGCGACACCTCGCGCATGTACGAAGTCGGTGTCGTGGCGCCCAAGGCCAAACGCCTGATCGATGTGACCTATGAGGCCATGACGCTGGGCCTGGCGCAGATCAAGCCGGGCAATACCTTTGGCGATATCGCGGCGGCTATCCAGAAATATGCCGAAAGCCATCGCATGTCGGTGGTCCGTGATTTCTGCGGCCACGGCGTCGGGCGCGTTTTCCATGATAATCCGAACGTCCTGCACTTCGGCAAGGCCGGCACCGGTCCGCGCCTGGAAAAAGGCATGTTCTTCACCGTGGAGCCTATGATCAATCTCGGCCGGCCCGATGTGAAGGTGTTGAATGACGGCTGGACCGCCGTCACGCGCGACAAGATGCTGACCGCCCAGTGCGAGCACTCTTGTGGCGTCACGGAAAACGGCGTGGAACTGTTTACCGCCTCGCCGACCGGCCAGTTCAAACCGGCGCCGGTTTTGGGCTAA
- a CDS encoding division plane positioning ATPase MipZ has protein sequence MSDTRILVFGNEKGGAGKSTVAMHVAVHLLHLGKRVAFIDLDLRQRSLARFFSNRVRWAAANEKALPMAFEPHLHDKPASLLAVPEAEARQAFDRALDEAIEQADYIIIDTPGGDHVLSRRAHAVAHLIITPMNDSFIDFDLLGEVDPVTLDVKRPSIYAETVWNSRKQRAVWDGKSIDWIVLRNRLAANEARNRKRVDERVQALGKRVGFEVLAGLRDRVIYRELFPFGLTVADLSADIRPVAVSLTHIAARAELRALMGSLGLEAGAEVPHTAEDLEAVDA, from the coding sequence ATGTCTGATACGCGTATTCTGGTGTTCGGGAATGAAAAGGGCGGGGCGGGGAAGTCCACTGTGGCCATGCACGTGGCCGTGCATCTGCTGCATCTTGGCAAGCGCGTGGCCTTTATCGACCTCGACCTGCGCCAGCGGTCGCTTGCCCGTTTCTTCTCCAACCGCGTCAGGTGGGCGGCGGCCAATGAAAAGGCGTTGCCGATGGCCTTCGAGCCGCACCTGCACGACAAGCCGGCGTCGCTGCTGGCCGTGCCCGAAGCCGAGGCACGCCAGGCTTTCGATCGCGCGCTTGATGAAGCCATTGAGCAGGCCGATTACATTATCATCGATACGCCGGGCGGTGATCACGTCCTGTCGCGCCGGGCCCACGCCGTGGCGCACCTGATCATCACGCCGATGAATGACAGCTTTATCGATTTTGACCTGCTGGGTGAGGTCGATCCGGTGACACTCGATGTCAAGCGCCCGTCCATCTATGCCGAAACCGTGTGGAATTCGCGCAAACAGCGCGCTGTATGGGATGGTAAGTCGATCGACTGGATCGTGCTGCGCAACCGCCTGGCGGCCAATGAGGCGCGCAACCGCAAGCGGGTCGATGAGCGCGTGCAGGCCCTCGGCAAGCGCGTCGGCTTCGAGGTTCTGGCCGGCCTGCGTGACCGCGTCATCTATCGGGAACTGTTTCCGTTTGGCCTGACCGTGGCCGACCTGTCGGCGGATATCCGTCCGGTGGCGGTGTCGCTGACTCATATCGCCGCGCGCGCTGAGCTACGGGCCCTGATGGGCTCGCTGGGCCTGGAAGCCGGCGCGGAAGTGCCGCACACAGCCGAAGACCTGGAGGCCGTGGACGCCTGA
- a CDS encoding molecular chaperone DnaJ, with amino-acid sequence MVWVASAIAVFLFLAWVGKQSRLGRLKAGPWINQFRTLRSVISMGLVVLGVTMLLRGLIWQGLAAFLVSFILGGSVRYQTYFRQPEAPAAASYSSEEIRAYNTLGLAIGADRKAIKEAWKRLMKTAHPDQGGDVGRASALNAARDVLLKRRR; translated from the coding sequence ATGGTGTGGGTCGCAAGTGCCATTGCGGTGTTTCTGTTCCTGGCCTGGGTCGGGAAGCAGTCGCGTCTGGGGCGCCTGAAAGCGGGGCCGTGGATAAACCAGTTTCGCACCCTGCGCAGCGTCATCAGCATGGGGTTGGTGGTGCTGGGCGTCACAATGCTGTTGCGCGGCCTGATCTGGCAGGGGCTGGCGGCGTTTCTGGTGTCGTTTATCCTGGGCGGCAGTGTGCGTTACCAGACATACTTCCGCCAGCCCGAGGCCCCGGCGGCTGCCAGTTACAGTTCCGAAGAGATCAGGGCCTATAACACGCTGGGCCTGGCCATCGGCGCGGACCGCAAGGCCATCAAGGAGGCATGGAAGCGGCTGATGAAGACGGCGCATCCGGATCAGGGCGGGGATGTCGGCCGCGCCAGTGCGCTGAATGCGGCACGGGATGTGTTGTTGAAGCGCCGTCGCTAA
- a CDS encoding SPOR domain-containing protein: MTHTRFVNANGLPDPRQISSARDLAILARAVMRDYPQYYDYFNLPSQEFRGRTYVNHNPLRSMPGIDGMKTGFTNAAGYNLVASGVRNNHRLIAVMLGGSNKTQRREHVTALMNTGFDVIARRDRGERIEIAQNEFTRAMDAEARMPEGPQPYTILADNGDVVGGNAPLSDAQLRETLEGSEQANASDVDVQRASSTIKAPAVAQTLSAATNTAALVKKPATKVAAADKPTAQTTAKSKKAALADKAAKGKKKKDPTAVYAVQIGAFKDKSLANDWAKKMKSKFSNHLANGTTDISKNDNGWYRTRFVTLTKAQASAACKDISAKHLDCMVIKPDA; this comes from the coding sequence ATGACGCATACGCGCTTCGTCAACGCCAACGGCCTGCCCGATCCGCGCCAGATATCCTCGGCCCGCGACCTGGCCATCCTGGCGCGCGCCGTGATGCGCGACTATCCGCAGTATTATGACTATTTCAACCTGCCCTCGCAGGAATTCCGCGGCCGTACCTATGTGAACCACAATCCCCTGCGCAGTATGCCGGGCATCGACGGCATGAAGACCGGCTTCACCAATGCCGCTGGCTATAACCTGGTCGCTTCCGGCGTGCGCAATAATCACCGCCTGATCGCCGTCATGCTGGGCGGCTCGAACAAGACGCAGCGCCGCGAGCACGTCACCGCCCTGATGAATACCGGTTTCGACGTCATTGCCCGCCGTGACCGCGGCGAGCGGATCGAGATCGCGCAGAATGAATTTACCCGCGCCATGGATGCCGAGGCACGGATGCCGGAAGGTCCGCAACCCTACACCATATTGGCGGATAACGGTGATGTGGTGGGCGGCAACGCGCCTCTCAGCGATGCGCAACTGCGCGAAACGCTTGAGGGCAGCGAACAGGCCAATGCGTCAGATGTCGATGTCCAGCGCGCCAGCTCGACCATCAAGGCCCCGGCTGTCGCCCAGACCCTGAGCGCCGCCACCAACACCGCCGCCCTGGTGAAGAAGCCGGCGACCAAGGTGGCCGCGGCCGACAAGCCAACTGCCCAAACAACTGCCAAGTCAAAGAAAGCGGCGCTGGCTGACAAGGCGGCTAAGGGCAAAAAGAAGAAAGATCCGACGGCCGTCTATGCTGTCCAGATTGGCGCCTTCAAGGACAAGAGCCTGGCCAATGACTGGGCCAAGAAGATGAAGTCGAAGTTCAGCAACCATCTGGCCAACGGCACTACCGACATCAGCAAGAACGATAATGGCTGGTATCGCACGCGCTTCGTCACCCTGACCAAGGCCCAGGCGTCGGCCGCCTGCAAGGATATATCGGCCAAGCACCTGGACTGCATGGTGATCAAGCCGGACGCTTAA
- a CDS encoding serine hydrolase: MRRIGWIFKRAGETISNGNKGLKAAVLAASAVFLIALPAAAQDLTDNARYAAIVVDAQSGEVFYAQRADSARYPASLTKIMTLYMAFDALAHGTLKPTDQITMSAHATSQAPVKVYLRPGDTIDVDTAMRLIALYSANDLAVALAEKDRRRLRGTLRRHDDDQGAGTGHDAYALRQRQRPARSAPDILGPRPGHPGARRDARLSAVL; the protein is encoded by the coding sequence ATGCGTAGGATCGGGTGGATATTTAAACGGGCTGGCGAGACAATATCAAACGGGAACAAGGGGCTGAAAGCCGCCGTTCTCGCGGCTTCGGCTGTTTTCCTGATAGCCCTGCCTGCCGCCGCCCAGGACCTGACCGATAACGCCCGTTACGCCGCTATCGTGGTCGATGCCCAATCGGGCGAGGTCTTTTATGCCCAGCGCGCCGACTCGGCCCGCTATCCCGCCTCGCTGACCAAGATCATGACCCTCTATATGGCCTTCGATGCCTTGGCGCACGGCACGCTGAAACCGACCGACCAGATCACCATGAGCGCCCACGCCACCTCACAGGCGCCGGTGAAGGTTTATCTCCGGCCGGGCGATACCATCGATGTCGATACCGCCATGCGCCTGATCGCCCTCTATTCGGCCAACGACCTGGCCGTGGCCCTGGCCGAAAAAGATCGGCGGCGGCTCAGAGGAACGCTTCGCCGCCATGATGACGATCAAGGCGCAGGAACTGGGCATGACGCATACGCGCTTCGTCAACGCCAACGGCCTGCCCGATCCGCGCCAGATATCCTCGGCCCGCGACCTGGCCATCCTGGCGCGCGCCGTGATGCGCGACTATCCGCAGTATTATGA
- the clpS gene encoding ATP-dependent Clp protease adapter ClpS has product MAADKGTVTRPGQTPGLLIDTKPKAQKPSLYRVLILNDDYTPMEFVVYVLERFFNKSREDATLIMLHVHQTGVGVCGVYTYEVAETKVAQVVDMARRHQHPLQCTMEKD; this is encoded by the coding sequence ATGGCGGCCGACAAGGGCACGGTGACTCGCCCCGGACAGACGCCCGGCCTGCTGATCGACACCAAGCCGAAGGCGCAAAAGCCCTCACTTTATCGTGTTTTGATCCTGAACGACGACTACACGCCAATGGAGTTTGTCGTTTACGTGCTTGAGCGATTCTTCAATAAATCGCGTGAGGATGCCACCCTGATCATGCTGCATGTCCATCAAACCGGAGTGGGGGTCTGCGGCGTATATACCTACGAGGTGGCGGAAACCAAGGTGGCGCAGGTGGTGGATATGGCCCGTCGCCATCAGCATCCGCTCCAGTGTACGATGGAGAAAGACTGA
- a CDS encoding LLM class flavin-dependent oxidoreductase — MIPFSILDLSQISEGSSISDALVNSAKMAQAAEGAGYKRYWLAEHHGMPGIASAATSIVIGHVGAATKTIRIGSGGIMLPNHSPLVIAEQFGTLEALNPGRVDLGIGRAPGTDMMTARALRRNMDAGVESFPNDILELQHLLGEPDEGQRILAVPGANSQVPIWLLGSSLYSAQLAAQLGLPYAFASHFAPELLFDALQLYRQHFRPSATLNKPHTMVGVMGVAADSDAEAEYLYTSMQQSFANLRRNVRVPFPRPSYDAVAALTPEETTMIDHMLRYAMVGSPATIEKRLGSFLEQTQADELIISMPIHDIAARLKSVDLFAGLPFMQKA; from the coding sequence ATGATACCATTTTCCATTCTCGACCTGTCGCAGATTTCCGAAGGCAGCAGCATCAGCGATGCCCTGGTCAATTCGGCGAAGATGGCGCAGGCGGCGGAGGGCGCGGGATATAAGCGCTACTGGCTGGCCGAACACCATGGGATGCCGGGTATCGCCTCGGCGGCCACTTCCATCGTCATCGGCCATGTTGGGGCGGCGACGAAGACCATCCGCATCGGTTCTGGCGGCATCATGCTGCCCAACCATTCGCCGCTGGTGATCGCCGAGCAGTTCGGCACGCTGGAAGCGCTCAATCCGGGCCGGGTCGATCTCGGTATCGGCCGCGCCCCCGGCACCGACATGATGACGGCGCGCGCCCTGCGCCGAAATATGGATGCCGGTGTTGAGAGTTTTCCCAACGATATCCTTGAGTTGCAGCATCTGCTTGGCGAACCGGATGAGGGCCAGCGCATTCTGGCCGTGCCGGGCGCCAATAGCCAGGTGCCGATCTGGCTGCTCGGTTCCTCACTCTACAGCGCCCAACTCGCGGCGCAACTGGGGCTGCCCTATGCCTTCGCCTCGCACTTCGCGCCGGAACTTTTGTTCGATGCGCTCCAGCTTTACCGCCAGCATTTCCGACCTTCGGCGACGCTCAACAAGCCGCACACCATGGTCGGCGTCATGGGCGTGGCGGCGGACAGCGATGCCGAGGCGGAATATCTCTACACCTCGATGCAGCAGTCCTTCGCCAACCTGCGCCGTAACGTGCGTGTGCCATTCCCGAGGCCGAGCTATGACGCTGTGGCCGCCCTGACGCCGGAAGAGACCACCATGATCGACCATATGCTCCGCTACGCCATGGTCGGCTCGCCGGCCACGATCGAAAAGCGACTCGGCAGCTTTCTGGAGCAAACCCAGGCCGACGAACTGATCATTTCCATGCCGATCCACGATATCGCCGCGCGTCTGAAATCGGTGGACCTGTTCGCCGGTCTGCCGTTTATGCAGAAGGCTTGA
- a CDS encoding DUF4153 domain-containing protein, translating into MKANEALIIRLAVGLIFGLGIAWLIKSFDALEGQHVPVWAQVLTSTLILGAFILWAGAGAMKRISLAIWSVIALGLIALIAWNRAAHGLDDRYNPFFLNLTFLIYPFLFISHELVSSADQAGKPIAAYALYFDEAWKRGVQLALSGLFTALFWAILFLGAGLLGFIGFHWFKDLLMNVYFAWPVTGLAIAASVNLGDVQPKLMHNFRALVLGVLSWLLPVITVIGLLFAVSLCFSGLEPLWKTKAATASLLAGCVALVLLVNAAWQQGDEDRKAHIILRWSARIACGLLLVFSGLAAYSLWLRIAQYGLTPERVMALVGVIIAALYGLGYTVAAVTPKGRWLALLEPVNIALAFIMALICLAVLTPIADPYRLSVNSQVVRLQQGKITPDAFDWEFLARSAGTYGRAALKDLAHHSNPAIRDPAQKVLDYLAPTKPGTAPQPEFPKPRSNLHLLKVIYPAGAALPESFLNTKFEGMFDATNCLKIAAELDSCTAILRDMNGDGKPEVLVIHEPDRLRKENLAEVAVAYESNGLWGTTSGFALGGTELADFKAGRFSIMPVQYYSIRVGNNEEGRVELPSLSLPVAANAKGNAPSAK; encoded by the coding sequence TATGGGCTGGTGCCGGCGCCATGAAACGGATCAGCCTCGCCATCTGGAGCGTTATCGCGCTTGGCCTGATCGCGCTGATCGCCTGGAACCGCGCGGCGCATGGCTTGGATGACCGCTACAATCCGTTCTTCCTCAACCTGACCTTCCTGATCTACCCGTTCCTCTTCATCAGCCATGAACTGGTTTCCAGCGCTGACCAGGCCGGAAAGCCGATTGCAGCCTACGCTCTCTATTTCGACGAGGCATGGAAACGCGGCGTGCAACTGGCCTTGAGCGGTCTTTTTACCGCGCTATTCTGGGCCATCCTGTTTCTTGGTGCTGGCCTGCTTGGCTTTATCGGCTTCCACTGGTTCAAGGATTTGCTGATGAATGTGTATTTCGCCTGGCCGGTGACAGGGCTCGCTATCGCCGCTTCGGTCAATCTCGGCGATGTCCAGCCGAAACTGATGCACAATTTCCGCGCCCTGGTGTTGGGTGTGCTGTCCTGGCTGCTACCGGTGATCACTGTGATTGGACTGCTGTTCGCCGTCTCCTTGTGTTTCAGCGGACTGGAACCGCTGTGGAAAACCAAGGCGGCGACGGCCTCCCTGCTGGCCGGCTGCGTAGCGCTGGTGCTATTGGTCAACGCCGCCTGGCAGCAGGGCGATGAGGACCGCAAGGCGCATATCATCCTGCGCTGGTCGGCGCGGATCGCCTGCGGGCTGTTGCTGGTTTTTTCGGGGCTTGCGGCATATTCGCTGTGGTTGCGGATCGCCCAATACGGCCTGACGCCGGAGCGAGTTATGGCGCTGGTCGGTGTCATCATCGCCGCGCTTTACGGACTGGGCTATACGGTGGCCGCCGTGACGCCAAAGGGCCGTTGGTTAGCTTTGTTGGAGCCGGTCAATATCGCCCTGGCCTTTATCATGGCGCTGATTTGCCTGGCGGTGCTGACGCCGATTGCCGATCCGTATCGCCTGAGCGTTAACAGCCAAGTCGTGCGCTTGCAGCAGGGGAAGATAACACCCGATGCGTTCGACTGGGAGTTTCTTGCCAGAAGCGCTGGCACCTATGGTCGGGCTGCGCTCAAAGACTTAGCGCACCATTCCAATCCCGCGATTCGTGATCCCGCGCAGAAGGTCCTGGACTATCTTGCTCCCACCAAGCCTGGCACCGCCCCCCAACCGGAGTTCCCGAAACCACGTTCCAATTTGCACCTTCTCAAAGTGATCTATCCGGCTGGCGCAGCTTTGCCAGAGAGCTTTTTGAATACAAAATTTGAAGGCATGTTCGACGCAACGAATTGCTTGAAAATTGCGGCAGAATTAGATTCCTGCACAGCCATACTGCGTGACATGAATGGCGATGGCAAACCTGAAGTGCTTGTGATCCATGAACCGGATCGCTTGCGCAAAGAAAATCTTGCCGAGGTTGCCGTGGCCTACGAGAGCAATGGTCTGTGGGGAACAACGTCCGGATTTGCTTTGGGCGGCACTGAACTGGCCGACTTCAAGGCAGGCAGGTTTTCCATCATGCCGGTCCAATATTATTCGATCCGTGTTGGGAACAACGAAGAGGGGCGGGTCGAACTGCCGTCATTGAGTTTACCGGTCGCGGCAAACGCCAAAGGAAATGCACCATCTGCAAAATAG